The proteins below are encoded in one region of Apium graveolens cultivar Ventura chromosome 4, ASM990537v1, whole genome shotgun sequence:
- the LOC141718777 gene encoding putative serine/threonine-protein kinase PBL15: MKPNKILLDENWMPKVSGYGLCKLGTSVTNSDNNLRFQDLVQAFDFWETWMYMSPEQISLGLMTTKSDVYAMGVILLNVVFDWRQIITTLARLNNTQVSLSAWIKKNIRDRTLLLFMYTYLAGKVASECFIEILVIVFCCLMKSRYDSPKNGRCGEEARVCP; this comes from the coding sequence ATGAAGCCAAACAAGATTCTACTAGACGAGAACTGGATGCCTAAAGTCTCTGGATATGGGTTATGTAAATTAGGAACTTCGGTTACTAATTCTGACAATAACTTGCGTTTTCAGGACTTGGTTCAAGCGTTTGATTTTTGGGAAACATGGATGTACATGTCTCCAGAGCAAATTTCGCTGGGACTAATGACAACAAAATCAGATGTTTATGCAATGGGTGTTATACTTTTGAATGTAGTGTTCGATTGGAGACAAATTATAACGACTTTGGCTCGTCTTAATAATACGCAAGTGAGCTTGTCAGCTTGGATCAAAAAAAACATTAGAGACAGAACTCTGCTTTTATTCATGTACACATATCTCGCGGGAAAGGTGGCATCAGAATGTTTCATTGAAATATTAGTTATTGTTTTCTGCTGTTTAATGAAATCTAGATATGATAGCCCAAAAAATGGAAGATGTGGCGAAGAGGCTAGAGTCTGCCCTTGA
- the LOC141718776 gene encoding putative serine/threonine-protein kinase PBL22: MARPSQWRLFSIREIRLATHNFDADLFLGRGGFGKVYKGLLIDGSRNAISVKRLNSKSRQGAKEFWNEIEMLSNFRHSHLVSLIGYCDEENEMILVYEYMSHGTISDHLYKNSRNGSVAFQPLSWEQRLNICIGAARGLDYLHTGTVLQERVIHRDVKSSNILLDEHWEAKVSDFGLSKIGPANQSCSHVSTNVKGTPGYMDPEYFLTHRLTRKSDVYAFGVVLFEVLCGRRALDLKIDKDQRALAQYAHRCIQEGTIGQIIDSTLRELISKDCLKVFVDIGDQCLHYKQHERPTMADVIAKLEFAMDLQKRAQVSVDYVFSLDTKRFLGNQEHNDIAGVLENLDDGLILCSQQDVTAMVGKNHKNVPFSKKKDKGLVKLFARKLSKAILVARRGQKNIARKITDNGISSSARTAYAYLKPYWRTHYLDTSSSLINSSSEETQIPYISLLQIQAATKSFSTGLVLTNCHQGLLFKGHINFEEVVVKQLLASQRKGYESFHNDILRSKINHLHVLPLIGFCTDYNRLYLVSKYMANRSLDYHL; this comes from the coding sequence TGGCGTTTATTTTCTATAAGAGAAATTCGATTGGCTACTCACAACTTTGATGCAGATTTATTCCTCGGGAGAGGTGGATTTGGTAAAGTTTACAAAGGATTACTTATTGATGGGTCCAGGAATGCTATTTCGGTGAAGAGGTTAAATTCTAAATCCAGACAAGGAGCGAAGGAGTTCTGGAACGAGATCGAGATGCTCTCTAATTTTCGACATAGCCATCTTGTGTCCTTGATTGGTTACTGTGATGAGGAAAATGAGATGATACTTGTTTATGAGTACATGTCTCATGGCACAATATCTGATCACTTGTATAAGAACAGCAGGAATGGCTCTGTTGCCTTTCAGCCCCTGTCCTGGGAACAACGCTTGAATATATGTATTGGTGCAGCACGTGGACTGGATTACCTTCATACAGGGACTGTCCTGCAGGAAAGAGTGATACATCGCGATGTGAAGAGCTCAAACATCCTGTTGGACGAACATTGGGAGGCTAAAGTTTCTGATTTTGGTTTGTCCAAAATTGGCCCTGCTAATCAATCATGTTCTCATGTGAGCACAAATGTTAAAGGAACACCTGGATATATGGATCCAGAATATTTCTTGACGCATAGACTGACGAGGAAATCTGATGTCTATGCATTTGGAGTTGTATTATTTGAAGTGTTGTGCGGAAGGCGTGCTTTGGATCTGAAAATTGACAAGGACCAGCGAGCCCTAGCACAATATGCTCATCGGTGCATTCAAGAAGGAACAATAGGTCAGATCATTGATTCTACTCTCAGAGAATTAATCTCGAAAGACTGTCTAAAGGTGTTTGTAGATATTGGAGATCAGTGCTTGCATTATAAACAACATGAACGCCCTACAATGGCTGATGTAATTGCAAAGCTTGAGTTTGCTATGGACTTACAAAAAAGAGCACAAGTTTCTGTAGACTACGTGTTTTCTTTAGATACTAAAAGGTTTCTTGGCAATCAAGAACATAACGATATTGCTGGGGTTCTTGAAAATCTGGATGATGGTCTGATTTTATGCAGTCAACAGGATGTTACTGCTATGGTTGGCAAGAATCACAAAAATGTTCCCTTCTCGAAGAAGAAAGACAAAGGTTTGGTGAAACTTTTTGCTAGAAAGCTGTCCAAGGCTATTTTGGTAGCGAGAAGAGGTCAGAAAAATATAGCGAGGAAGATTACAGATAATGGCATTTCTAGTAGTGCAAGGACAGCCTATGCCTATCTAAAGCCATATTGGAGGACACACTATCTGGACACTTCTTCATCCTTAATTAACTCTTCGTCTGAGGAAACACAGATTCCCTATATTTCATTGCTCCAGATCCAGGCTGCCACTAAATCTTTTAGTACAGGCCTGGTTCTAACTAACTGTCATCAAGGTTTACTCTTCAAAGGTCATATCAATTTTGAAGAGGTAGTCGTTAAACAGTTATTAGCAAGTCAAAGAAAAGGGTATGAATCTTTCCACAACGATATTTTACGCTCTAAGATCAATCATCTTCACGTGTTACCATTGATTGGATTTTGCACTGATTATAATCGATTATATCTGGTTTCCAAGTACATGGCCAATAGGTCACTAGATTATCATCTTTAG